In Electrophorus electricus isolate fEleEle1 chromosome 18, fEleEle1.pri, whole genome shotgun sequence, one genomic interval encodes:
- the nkx2.7 gene encoding NK2 transcription factor related 7 has protein sequence MLPSPMTSTPFSVKDILKLEQQQVFNQQGFSNAEPDEAPLQSLQLQCMHSALSRSLELLYSPEKPSFLSGEQVKCALNSDDFDVLRGSCGSPKEEDRDQSSHSGVCEFEDSACNGKQQDTQPDKPKQRLRRKPRVLFSQTQVFELERRFKQQRYLSAPERDQLATVLKLTSTQVKIWFQNRRYKCKRQRQDKTLELAGHPLPPRRVAVPVLVRDGKPCVGGSNGAPYNVTVASYPYNNYYNSYGNNPYSCSFTGMPSFANTTQIQNHIVDMNLTMGGADGSLGQQGPFQATLPGIRAW, from the exons ATGCTTCCTAGCCCTATGACTTCGACGCCTTTCTCGGTTAAGGATATCCTGAAATTGGAACAGCAACAAGTTTTTAACCAGCAGGGATTTTCGAATGCTGAGCCAGATGAGGCGCCGCTGCAATCTCTTCAGCTCCAGTGCATGCACAGTGCGCTGAGTCGAAGTCTGGAGTTACTCTACAGCCCGGAGAAGCCTAGCTTCCTTTCTGGGGAACAGGTGAAATGCGCCCTTAACTCGGATGACTTCGATGTCCTGCGTGGTTCGTGCGGGTCCCCGAAGGAAGAAGACAGGGATCAGAGTTCTCATTCAG gtgtgtgtgaatttgaagACTCGGCTTGTAATGGCAAACAGCAAGACACGCAACCAGACAAACCGAAGCAGAGGCTGCGCAGGAAACCGCGCGTGCTCTTCTCCCAAACCCAAGTGTTCGAGCTGGAGCGACGGTTCAAGCAGCAGCGCTACCTCTCCGCGCCGGAGCGCGACCAGCTCGCCACGGTGCTGAAGCTCACGTCAACTCAGGTCAAGATCTGGTTTCAGAATCGGAGGTACAAGTGCAAACGCCAGCGCCAGGACAAAACCCTAGAGCTAGCCGGTCACCCGCTGCCACCGCGAAGAGTGGCGGTGCCTGTACTGGTGCGCGACGGGAAACCTTGTGTTGGAGGGTCCAATGGTGCACCATACAACGTTACAGTAGCTTCTTATCCATACAACAACTACTACAACAGTTATGGAAATAACCCGTATAGCTGTAGCTTTACCGGCATGCCGTCCTTTGCCAATACGACGCAAATACAAAACCACATAGTTGATATGAATCTAACTATGGGAGGAGCTGATGGATCTCTAGGGCAGCAAGGACCGTTTCAGGCTACATTACCGGGAATCCGAGCGTGGTGA